From a single Raphanus sativus cultivar WK10039 chromosome 3, ASM80110v3, whole genome shotgun sequence genomic region:
- the LOC108846320 gene encoding cyclin-dependent protein kinase inhibitor SMR3, protein MAETSCVKEIQEEDIDKNWLPTLPELDVPDHKERTVNEEDGCKTPTSSAHKIPEALCPPAPMKPKSNRSSGMKRKLTPVNVVNRIPIDLSREIEMFFEELNRRIKKSRK, encoded by the coding sequence ATGGCAGAGACCAGCTGCGTCAAGGAGATTCAAGAAGAAGACATAGATAAGAACTGGTTACCGACTCTACCAGAACTGGATGTTCCTGATCACAAAGAGCGAACGGTCAACGAAGAGGATGGGTGCAAGACTCCAACATCGTCCGCTCACAAGATTCCAGAGGCGTTATGCCCACCAGCTCCCATGAAACCAAAATCAAACCGATCTTCCGGGATGAAAAGAAAATTGACGCCGGTTAATGTTGTTAACCGTATACCCATTGATCTTAGCCGTGAAATCGAGATGTTCTTTGAGGAGTTGAACCGCAGGATCAAGAAGTCAcggaaataa
- the LOC108844297 gene encoding dol-P-Glc:Glc(2)Man(9)GlcNAc(2)-PP-Dol alpha-1,2-glucosyltransferase has protein sequence MGKLAVAAITSLWVIPMSIIVNHIVPRPYMDEIFHVPQAQQYCNWNLMSWDPMITTPPGLYYLSLAHVASLFPGMLLMGTTSDSFSEACSTSVLRSTNPVFAVLCGVLVFEIIRFLGPNLSDRKATLMALVISLYPLHWFFTFLYYTDVASLTAFLAMYLACLRKRYFLSAFFGALAILIRQTNVVWMLFVACSGVLDFTLDSPRQIEKEKVDQHSHHQSKDGKEATLRSSLRKRKPDSSLDPFDRAKSISSTEDTSGLVYDVYAVISTSWSFKWKLLVTFSPFIVVVIAFGVFIIWNGGIVLGAKEDHVVSPHFAQIMYFSLVSSLFTAPLHFSVVQLRNLLQEFSRNRPLSLVLTFVALLAGLASVHFFSLAHPYLLADNRHYPFYLWRKIINAHWLMKYMLVPVYVYSWFSILTLLAKTRRKIWVLVYFLATCAVLVPTPLIEFRYYTIPFYIFMLHSSVRNSSCATWLLTGTIFVCINVFTMGMFLFRPFKWSHEDGVQRFIW, from the exons atggggAAGTTAGCGGTTGCAGCAATCACGAGCTTGTGGGTGATTCCAATGTCGATCATCGTCAACCACATTGTTCCACGACCCTACATG GACGAGATATTCCATGTGCCTCAGGCTCAGCAATACTGCAATTGGAATTTAATGAGCTGGGATCCCATGATCACCACCCCACCTGGATT ATACTATCTTTCACTAGCACATGTTGCTTCTTTGTTTCCAGGAATGTTGTTGATGGGAACTACTTCTGATTCCTTCTCAGAAGCTTGTTCTACGTCTGTCCTGAGGTCCACTAATCCTGTTTTTGCAGTATTGTGTGGTGTTCTGGTGTTTGAGATTATCAGATTCTTGGGGCCGAATCTCAGTGATAGAAAAGCAACTCTAATGGCTTTGGTCATCTCTCTTTACCCTCTTCACTGGTTCTTCACTTTCCTCTACTACACAGATGTTGCGTCTCTCACAGCTTTTCTTGCCATGTACCTCGCTTGTTTGAGGAAAAGATATTTCCTCAGTGCTTTC TTTGGTGCTTTAGCAATATTGATCCGACAAACAAATGTAGTCTGGATGCTGTTCGTTGCGTGCTCAGGTGTTCTAGACTTCACTCTTGACTCGCCAAGgcaaatagaaaaagaaaaagtagatCAACACTCGCATCATCAGTCCAAAGATGGTAAAGAAGCAACTCTAAGATCAAGtctcagaaaaagaaaacctgaTAGCAGCTTGGATCCTTTTGACCGTGCTAAATCTATTTCTTCAACAGAGGATACTTCAG GCTTAGTCTATGATGTTTATGCTGTAATCTCAACATCGTGGAGTTTTAAGTGGAAACTTTTGGTCACATTTAGCCCTTTTATCGTGGTTGTGATAGCCTTTGGTGTATTTATCATCTGGAACGGCGGTATAGTCCTAG GTGCAAAAGAGGATCATGTAGTTTCACCACATTTTGCGCAGATAATGTATTTTAGCCTCGTCTCTTCACTTTTTACTGCTCCTCTACACTTCTCAGTAGTTCAACTGAGAAATCTACTCCAAGAGTTCAGCCGAAACAGGCCATTGAGCCTTGTACTAACTTTTGTGGCTCTATTAGCCGGTTTAGCCTCTGTACACTTTTTCAG CTTGGCTCATCCTTATCTTCTAGCTGATAATCGTCACTATCCCTTCTATCTATGGAGGAAAATTATCAACGCACATTGGTTGATGAAGTACATGTTAGTCCCGGTTTACGTCTATTCCTGGTTCTCGATCTTAACTTTACTAG CAAAAACTCGAAGGAAGATATGGGTGTTGGTATATTTCTTAGCCACATGTGCAGTTCTTGTTCCTACGCCATTGATAGAGTTCAGATATTACACCATTCCGTTTTATATCTTCATGCTTCACTCGAGTGTCAGAAACAGCAGTTGCGCCACTTGGCTTCTCACTGGAACGATTTTTGTATGTATAAATGTGTTTACAATGGGAATGTTCTTGTTTAGACCATTCAAGTGGAGCCATgaggatggtgtccagaggttTATTTGGTAG